Proteins found in one Panicum hallii strain FIL2 chromosome 4, PHallii_v3.1, whole genome shotgun sequence genomic segment:
- the LOC112890341 gene encoding uncharacterized protein LOC112890341: MRCFGSEGPRIIATRDWDGGAGSGSRLDGGAAAAAGAAESPVPASLRLTSGSTRCLSTVTVASLRDGSMGQYQ; the protein is encoded by the coding sequence ATGAGGTGCTTTGGATCTGAGGGGCCAAGGATTATAGCCACTCGGGATTGGGATGGAGGTGCAGGTAGTGGAAGCAGATTGGACGGAGGTGCAGCTGCCGCTGCCGGTGCTGCCGAGTCCCCTGTGCCGGCGTCCTTGCGCTTGACCTCCGGATCCACGCGGTGCTTGTCGACAGTCACAGTGGCGTCCCTTCGGGACGGCTCGATGGGTCAGTACCAGTAG
- the LOC112890340 gene encoding zinc finger BED domain-containing protein RICESLEEPER 1-like yields the protein MLFTAVPYKAVFIRASCVDRQYTCLPTDDEWKFAEDVVERLRLFNDITALFSRIDYVTANVYFTRIAKIRNQIRLWSSCGNPLVEAMSANMVAKFDKYWTDIQGLMGIATILDPRFKTAVLLICYEDLLDVSGRECEDRVADVKNLLTDLMNENHVAENIENNESLAPSIGNSDNFLSDISARIASRRPTSMGFKSELDWYLDEEMVNMQTKNFNVLDWWKVAGTQFPTLRRIARDIYAIPVTTVASEAAFSTSGRVLIDDKTKQPATFWSCLQDIQEGLQELAL from the exons ATGCTTTTCACTGCAGTGCCTTACAAGGCTGTTTTCATAAGAGCAAGCTGTGTAGACAGGCAGTACACTTGTTTGCCCACTGATGATGAGTGGAAATTTGCTGAGGATGTTGTGGAGAGGCTTAGATTGTTCAATGACATTACTGCACTATTTTCTAGAATTGATTATGTCACTGCTAATGTCTACTTCACTAGAATTGCTAAGATTAGAAATCAGATTAGGCTGTGGTCATCATGTGGTAATCCGCTGGTAGAAGCAATGTCAGCTAATATGGTAGCTAAATTTGACAAGTATTGGACTGACATTCAAGGGCTCATGGGCATTGCAACTATTCTTGACCCTCGATTCAAAACCGCAGTCCTACTAATCTGTTATGAGGACTTACTTGATGTGTCCGGTAGAGAATGTGAAGATAGAGTTGCTGATGTGAAGAACTTGCTAACTGATTTGATGAATGAGAACCATGTAGCTGAGAATATTGAGAACAATGAGTCACTGGCACCATCAATTGGAAACAGTGATAACTTCTTATCTGACATTAGTGCTCGTATTGCAAGTAGAAGGCCAACAAGCATGGGGTTCAAATCTGAGCTAGACTGGTACTTGGATGAAGAAATGGTGAACATGCAAACAAAAAACTTCAATGTTTTAGATTGGTGGAAGGTAGCTGGAACTCAATTTCCTACTTTAAGAAGGATTGCAAGAGACATATATGCTATCCCTGTTACCACTGTTGCTTCAGAAGCTGCTTTCAGCACTAGTGGTAGAGTTCTTA TTGATGACAAAACTAAACAGCCTGCCACCTTTTGGTCTTGTCTCCAAGACATACAAGAGGGCCTCCAG GAACTTGCACTTTGA
- the LOC112889791 gene encoding protein trichome birefringence-like 38 — protein sequence MLPPRCPHIYGATAPSSCGTVQRSSSMAPERWAPMPPRVGLVICGRGWVLMTMALAAAAHLPGARRSSSGSAAAAAGCDLFQGRWVADKSYPLYDASACPFVPDVFDCRRNGRPDDAYLKFRWSPANCRLPRFDGADFLRRWRGKTVMFVGDSLSMNQWVSLACMLHAAAPSPVRATLTTGEPVSSVRFEDYDLLVVLYHTTFLVDVVQEDVGRVLKLDSMRNASAWLGAHLLVFNTWHWWTYRGASQVWDYVQDGNSTYRDMDRLKAFSKGLSTWARWVDANIDASKTRVFFQGISPSHYMSKQQEGEAGAAARVPATGAGGGSCLKQTRPLQEATDAAGGGTSGTTPEQGVVRGVIGAMASPVALLDITALSQLRIDAHPSVYAGPGRDGMDCTHWCIAGLPDAWNQIMYATLLQRQQG from the exons ATGCTACCGCCCCGGTGCCCCCATATATATGGCGCGACAGCGCCGTCGTCCTGCGGCACCGTCCAGCGATCGTCATCCATGGCGCCGGAACGGTGGGCGCCGATGCCGCCTCGTGTCGGGCTGGTGATCTGCGGCCGTGGCTGGGTGCTGATGACCATGGCCCTTGCCGCGGCTGCTCATCTCCCCGGCGCGAGAAGGAGCTCCTCGGgctccgcggccgccgccgcgggctgcGACCTGTTCCAGGGGAGGTGGGTGGCGGACAAGTCGTACCCGCTGTATGACGCGTCGGCCTGCCCGTTCGTGCCCGACGTCTTCGACTGCCGCCGCAACGGCCGCCCCGACGACGCGTACCTCAAGTTCCGGTGGAGCCCCGCCAACTGCCGGCTGCCCAG GTTCGACGGCGCGGATTTCCTGAGGCGGTGGCGCGGGAAGACGGTGATGTTCGTGGGGGACTCGCTAAGCATGAACCAGTGGGTGTCCCTCGCCTGCATGCTCCACGCCGCCGCGCCATCGCCCGTCCGCGCCACCCTGACCACCGGCGAGCCCGTCTCCTCCGTGCGCTTCGAGGACTACGACCTGCTGGTGGTGCTGTACCACACGACGTTCCTGGTGGACGTGGTGCAGGAGGACGTCGGCCGGGTGCTCAAGCTCGACTCCATGCGCAACGCCAGCGCCTGGCTCGGCGCGCACCTGCTCGTCTTCAACACCTGGCACTGGTGGACCTACAGGGGCGCCAGCCAAGT GTGGGACTACGTGCAGGACGGGAACAGCACGTACCGGGACATGGACCGGCTGAAGGCCTTCTCCAAGGGCCTCTCCACATGGGCGCGCTGGGTGGACGCCAACATCGACGCGTCCAAGACCAGGGTCTTCTTCCAGGGCATCTCCCCCAGCCACTACAT GTCGAAGCAGCAGGAGGGCGAGGCCGGCGCAGCGGCGAGGGTGCCAGCGactggggcaggcggcggcagcTGCCTGAAGCAGACGCGGCCGCTGCAGGAGGCCACGgacgcggcgggcgggggcaCGAGCGGCACGACGCCGGAGCAGGGCGTGGTGCGGGGCGTGATCGGCGCCATGGCGTCGCCGGTGGCGCTGCTGGACATCACCGCGCTGTCGCAGCTGAGGATCGACGCGCACCCGTCCGTGTACGCGGGGCCGGGGCGGGACGGCATGGACTGCACGCACTGGTGCATCGCGGGGCTCCCCGACGCGTGGAACCAGATCATGTACGCCACGCTCCTGCAGCGGCAGCAGGGATGA